CCTCGACCGGGCGCGACCGCTATCAGGGCTATGTCAACGCCTTGCGTAAGGCGGGCATTGCCGTCGATCCTAATCTGCGCCTTCCCGGACCGCGCACCAAACAGGGTGGTTTCGAGGCGGCGGTGAATTTTCTGTCGCTGCCACAAAAGCCGACGGCGGCGGTGTGCTGGAACGATCTGGTCGCTATCGGGTTGATGAATGGCATATCGCGTGCCGGGCTGGTGCCGGGCCGCGATATATCCGTCACCGGCTACGACGATCTGGAAGAAGCATCGATCGCGACACCGGCACTGACCACTGTGTCAAACGGACAGGCGGAGGTGGGCAGGCTTGCGGCGCGCGCGCTTCTGGATAAGCTGGCGGGCAGTCATGAGCCTGATGGTATTCACCTTATCAAGCCTGAAATGCGTATCCGCCAATCGACTGGCCCCGTTAAACATCGAGACGAATAGAGATTTGATCCTATGACCGATAAGCCCGTAATTCTCATTCCCGGAAAAATTCATCCGCGCGTGTTGGAACGTTTGCAGCCTGGTTTTGAACTGGTGCAGACCCCGCCCGGCCAGCCGGTTGCGTTAAGCGATGCTGACGCCGCCCGTGTGCGGGGGATTGCCATTGCCGGTGCCGTGCCGGACGCGCTGATCGAAAGCCTGCCGAACTTGGAAATCATTGCCAATTTCGGCGTCGGCTATGACGGGGTGGATGTGGCAAAAGCTGCGTCTAAAAATGTTATCGTTACCAACACGCCTGACGTGCTGGATGATGAAGTGGCCGATACGACGATTGCGCTGCTGCTCAACACGATCAGGCAGTTCCATCAGGCGGAAAGCTATCTGCGGGCCGGGCGCTGGCAGAATGAGGGACCGTTCACGCTGTCACCGCTGTCGCTGCGGGGCCGCCATGTCGGGCTTTATGGATTGGGGCGGATCGGTGGTGAAATCGCCAGCCGGTTACAACCCTTCAAGGTGAAGATCAGCTACCATACCCGCAGCCCCAAGCCCGGCGTTCCCTACGATTACCATGCCTCGCTGACGGATCTGGCCGCAGCCGTCGATACGCTGATCTGCATTGTGCCGAAAACGCCGGAAACCCACAAGGCGATCAATGCCGAGGTGCTGAAGGCGCTGGGGCCGAACGGCGTGTTCATCAGCGTCGGGCGTGGCTGGAGCGTCGATGAACCAGCGCTGATCTCAGCCTTGAAGGATGGCACGATTGCCGCCGCCGGAATGGATGTGTTCTACGAGGAACCGAAAGTACCGGCGGAATTCCTCGATCTGCCCAATGTGTCGCTGCTGCCGCATGTCGCCTCGGCCTCGGTGCCGACCCGCAATGCCATGGCCGATCTGGTGGCGGATAACCTGATCGGCTGGTTTGAAAACGGTACGGTCAAGACACCCGTGCCGGAAACGCCAGTGAAGAAGTAACCTCAGGCGGCGAGGGATTTCACTGCTGCATACTCCCTGGCCGCCGCGCCGAATGCTTCAAACAGGGCGCGGGACGGGGCATCCGTTTCCGCCCAATATTCCGGGTGCCACTGCACGCCGACAGCAAAACCCTTGGCATCAATGACAGAGACGGCCTCGATTGTGCCGTCATCGGCCAGCGCTTCGGCCTGGAGCCTTGGGGCGAGATCGGAAATCGCCTGGCGGTGCAGGGAGTTGATCTGAATTGTCCCTGCTGTGCCGAGATAGCGGGCGATGCAGGAGCCTTCGCGCACCTCCACCGGCTGGCGGATGGAATAGGCGAGGTCGCGGTCGGCGGTCGGCGGCTTGCGATGATCCCAGGTGCCCGGCTGGTCCTGGATTTCCGAGGCCAGCGTGCCGCCCAGCGCCACGTTCAGCTCCTGAATACCCCGGCAGATGGCCAGCAGCGGAATTCCACGCTCGATGGCGCGGCGGATCAGCGGCAGCGAGGTCGCATCACGGGCGTGGTCGAAGGGGCCGTCGCTGTCACGGGCTTTGCGTCCATAGAGCGAGGGATGGACATTGCTGGGCGAGCCGGAAATCACCACGCCATCCACCCGGTCAAGCACCGCCTCGATATCCGCGCCGGTTTCCAGGGCGGGAATAATAACCGGCATGGCCCCGGCCACGGTCAGGGTCGCCTTGACATATTGGTCCAACACGCAATGCCAATTGGAGCCTTCAATGGCACGGAAATCGGCGGGAATGGCGACAAGCGGCTTGGTCATTGATGGCTCCGGAATAGCGTTCTGAACATCTGTTTTGCGCCGTTTGCTGCCCAAGTCAACGATAGGCCTCATCTGTCTTCAACTTTAGCCTAAACTGATAAGGCTGCCCGCTTGTCACCGCCTTGCCAACATGATTACCTTCGAATTGCCTTCCTGGAGGGGAATGGTAAGGGGAATCAGCATTCAATCGGGAGGACTCTATGGATCGTCGTGGATTTTTGAAGAAGGCCGGTGTCGCAGGCGTCGGTTCGCTTGGAGCGGTTGGATTGGCAGCACCCGCCATTGCCCAGCAGGCACCGAAAATCAGTTGGCGACTGACCTCGTCCTTCCCCAAATCGCTGGATACGATTTATGGCGGCGCTGAGGATATTGCGGCTCGAGTGGCGGCGGCAACCGATGGCAATTTCACCATCCAGGTGTTTGCGGCGGGCGAAGTGGTGCCGGGCCTACAGGCCGCCGATGCGGTTGGCGCTGGCACGGTAGAAATGTGCCATACCTGCTCCTATTACTATGTCGGCAAGGACCCGACATTTGCGATTGGCACGGCCATTCCCTTCGGGCTGAATGCGCGGCTCACCAATGCCTGGTTCTATCAGGGCAATGGTAATACGCTCCTCAACGAATTCTACGCCAAGCACAATCTCTATGGCATGGTGGCTGGCAATACCGGCGCGCAGATGGGCGGCTGGTTCCGCCGCGAAATCAACACTGTCGATGACCTCAAGGGCGTGAAAATGCGGATTGCCGGTCTGGCGGGCAAAGTCATCGAAAAGCTGGGCGGCGTGCCGCAGCAGATTGCTGGCGGCGATATCTATCCGGCGTTGGAAAAAGGCACGATCGACGCCGCCGAATGGATCGGCCCCTATGACGACCACAAGCTCGGCTTCTACAAGGTGGCCAAATATTACTACTACCCCGCCTTCTGGGAGGGTGGCCCGGCCATCCACGCCTTCGTCAATCTCGCCAAATGGAACGAACTGCCGAAATCCTACCAGACCGTGTTGCAGGACGCCTGCGCCTTTGCCAATACCAATATGATGGCGAAATACGACCTGAAGAACCCAGTCGCGATCAAACAAATCGTCTCGGAAGGCACGACGCTGAAACCCTTCAGCCAGGACATTCTCGACGCCTGCTTCAAAGCGTCCATGGAGGTCTATGCCGAAATCTCCGCCAAGAACCCGGATTTCAAGAAAGTCTACGACGATCAGGTCGCCTTCAAGAAGGAAGCCTATCTGTGGATGCAGCTGGCGGAATATACCTATGATACGTTCATGATGATTCAGCAGCGCGGCGGCAAGCTATAAAGTTGAAGGTGGCATAGGCTCAGGGAATGGGAGCCTATGCCACGGCCTTTGCGACCATTTCAGGATATTGGCCAATGACGCGCACATAGGCTATGGCAAAATCCGGAGCTGTGGCACGGGCCTGTTCCCAATCGCGCAGCGTCCCGACCGGGACATGAAACCGGTTTGCGAATTCGCCTTGTGACAGACCAAGTTTTGTCCTGGTGGTGCGGATCAGCCGAGCGCGCTGACCACGATCCATCGCTTCCGGTGTCACATCGAAATCGTTTGGGTCCGCTGCATCAGCAGGGAGAATGATAGGCTCGTTCTTCACCCTTGTTGCTCCTTCTCACCGATATAAACCGCGCCTCATTATCCCGCCACGTAAAGACGCCAGTAAACAATTTGCCGCCGACCATTCCTATCACCTTGAAGTGTTCTTCTCCGTCTTCGGGACGGATGGAGGGCAGGATCAGATGATTATCGTCTTCGAAAATCGTGTTACCGAAGGACAGCGGCAGCTTGTGCTTCTCCCGGTTTAGCGCATCTTTTTCGGGATCGAATGGCGTATTCATGGTTGAAAGATTATACGGAAATTCCGTACTATTGCAAAAGGAAATTGATGTTACCGTGCTGTATGGCTTGTAAAGCGCATAAATCACACGTTGACACTTTACATCGACTGTATGGCTTCAATCCTCCGGTTCGGAACGATGATCCTGCGACCTTCGCTGATCGATCACGAATTGCCGAACGCGGGCAAGCGCATCCGCTGGATCGGACTTGCGGTGGTATTCTTCAAGGATGATCTGTTCAATCTGCTGCCGCGTTTCGGGGTTTTTATGCTCCGCTCTTTCCGCCAGGGATCGGCCCTGCTGCATCAGCGTGCGACGCGCTTCCTCCAATCGGTTTTGAAGATCGGTGGCGGCATCGATAGCCGTGCTATCGATCATCTCGGACGGTTGCGCGGGGTGCTGTGGCGGCTCCAGAAGATGGTAGGTGCAGGGTAGATCCTGGTGCGCCGCCAGCCGATAGCGCAGCAGCAGTGCCAGCGCCCCCATTGCAAACGCCGGTGGTGTGACGATTGCGACCGCCTTGATCCAATCGGACGTGGATTGCCATGTCCTGAAAAGATCGGCCCAGACATTGTAATCGGCCATTGTCCATTCCTCCCGCACTTGTGAGCCAAGCGACCACCGGAGGATTTTGCCCTCTGGTGATCGGGGAGGTCGAAAGCCGCGTACAAACGACTGCCTTGGCCTTTAAGCCGAAGCTCTGGACATACGCCAAGGCCTCCCCGACGCCACAGAATGGTGGTGTTGGGACCATATAGGCATGGTCCACCGCCTCAGCCACAAACCTATGGCTGAGGGGTGTCTTTATAACGACCGACACGGGCCGTTGTACGAGGAGTTTCGACGCTCCGGGACCGGTTCGTTACAACCGGTCCTGGGAATGGTCTAGCGCATAACGGGTGATGAGGGGAAGGGGGAATTTGGGGCTTGTATCAAGGTATGCTGATGGCTCTCACTTCTAGACCTTTTCAACAAATCCAATTATGGTGGCGATATGCATAAGTCTGGAGAATCATGTTGAGAATCACATATCTCGAGCTTCGAAATTTCCGGCGTTTCGAACGGTTCTCTATTGATTTTCACAATGAACTTACTGTCATCGTTGCACGCAACGGTCAGGGGAAAACCTCCGTCCTGGATGGCGTATCCATGGCACTTGGTACGTTTGTTGGCGCATTTGATCGCGGCAAAGCGCAAGGCATAGACAAAAGCGATGCGCGACTGGTCCGCATGGGCAACTCTTCAGAAAGTGCAACACAGTATCCGGTTTATTTGGAAGCTATTTTCGACGCTCCATCCATGAAAGTTGCCAGGGAGCTGACAGGGCCGAAGAACAAGACCACTGTAAAATCGGCCTCAGAAATTACTCGGTACGGCGAACATCTTCAGGCGTCAATTCGTACCGCAGAGCAAGTTCCTCTTCCAATTGTTGCTTATTACGGCGCTGGCCGTTTGTGGAAAGTCCACAAGAACATGGAGCGCAAACAGGTCGTCAGCGCAGATCGGACTATGGGTTATGAGGATTGCCTTTCGCCATCGTCCAATTTCGTCCAATGCCAGCAATGGATGGCGAAAGCGACCTTGGCGCGTCAACAGGAAATGGAATTGCCTGCGGACGAAAGGCCACTTGTCAGCATGGCGGACCGTATCGGGGCTATTCAACATGCTGTTGATATTGTTCTCGAAAACGAAGGATGGTCGCGGTTTTCATACAGTTTTGCGCATGAAGAATTGGTGATGTTCAATTCCGATGCAGGCTTTATGCCAGTTAGTATGTTGAGCGACGGTGTTCGGGCCATGGTGTCGCTTGTGGCTGACATCGCTTTTCGCTGCGTTCGGCTCAACGGCTATATGGGCCGCGAGGCCATCGAGCAGACGTGCGGGATCGTTCTGATCGATGAAGTGGATATCCATTTACACCCTGCTTGGCAGCAAAGAGTTATCGGGACAATGCGAAAGGCATTTCCCAACATACAATTCGTTGTCACGACCCACAGTCCTCAAGTTCTGACCAGTGTGGAGAATGCTTCCATCAGGATTATTGAAAATGAATATCGAGATGGGTCGGGTACGCTCATCACAATCAGTCATTCCGTCGATATGCAAACAAAAGGCGTTGCCAGCTCTGATGTGCTCAGCCAAGTCATGGATGTCGACCCTTTTCCGCCACTGCCGATCGTTAAAGAGTTTCGGGAGTATAAAGATTTAATTCAACAAAATTATTACGATACACCAGAGGCTCTGGAATTAAGGGGTAAATTGATTGATCTTTACGGGGAGAAGCATTTTTTTATATTGGAATGTGATCGACTTATTCGTTTGGCCAAATACCGCGCAACGCTGAAGCAGAAAGCGGATTCCAGACATGCATAAGCTTGAGCGTGGCGAGGCTCCTACTTGCTTAAGCACATTTGACTACCGCGAAGGTCACCAGTGGGGTGATTTGAGCTCTGTGCAGAAGGCTGAGATTTGGCAGGCGTTGAACGCTATGCAAGGTCAAAGATGCGCCTATTGCGAAAAAGATATTGAAAACAAAGCGTGCCATATCGAACACTTCGTACAAAGGAGCCGCGATCCAGCTCTAACATTTGATTGGCGAAATATATTTGGTTCCTGCAATGAAAACGACTCCTGCGGAAAGCATAAAGACCAAAAGGCTACTCCATACAGCATCGCCGACCTGGTAAAGCCTGATGATGAGGATGCTGAAGACTTGATTGTGTTTAATGCCTCCGGCAAATGCGCACCCCGTAAAGACCTCACGGAGCGGCAGCGTATTCGAGCATGCGAAACGATCCGAATCTTCAATCTGAATAGAATAAAGCTAGCGGACAGTCGGCGGTCGCATCTGGAGGGCTACATTCAGACGGCTGAAGATCTGAAGAATATGATTGACGAATTTGGCGAAGGCGAGTGCCGTCCTTTAATCGAAGAGGAAATTCGACAGATTGCGCATCTTCCTTTCGCGACGGCGATCAAGCATATTCTGATCGGAAATTAAAAGTCGGACTTGTTTGCCCGTTTTTTCTTCAAGCGACCACATCCGCCACGACCACTCTACCCCTCCCGCCGTGACCCCGGCCTTGGTCGCAACGCATCCAGCGCGTCGGCATTGTCGCGACCCCAAGCATAGAGCATCTCGACCGGCTCGATGAACCGGCTGCCGAGCGGGGTCAGCCGGTATTCGACGGCGGGTGGAATGGTGGCCTGGACGTGGCGGGAGATCAGGCCGCTGGCCTCCATGTCTCGCAGGGTCTGGGTCAGCATTTTCTTGGAAATACCCGGCAGGCTGCGCAGCAGCACGCCGGTGCGGGCTGTCCCCCCATGGCGGGCATGCAGGGTGTGCAGCACCATGCTGGTCCATTTGGTGGAAAACAGTTCGAGTACGCGGCGCGGCGCACAATCTTCGCGCCATTCGGTTTCGGGCGTTCCTGGGTGCATGGTGGGTACCTTTTGGTGTCTAGGCCCGTAAATGGTGCCGTCTTTTTTAAAGGCAAGAGGCGCCTACATGTCTGCCTTCAGACAGAAGGAGCATGAAGATGGTTGGATCAGCATTGGTTGTCGGCGCAAGCGGCATTGTTGGCAGCGCGACGGTGGATCTCCTGTTGGCGAAGGGATGGGCCGTGCACGGACTGGCCCGGTCGCCGGTTGCCAAAGACGGCATGCAGCCTGTGGTCGCCGATCTTCAGGATCGTGAGGCCACAGCGCGGGCTCTTTCCGACGTGAAGCCTGACGTGGTGTTCATCTCGACATGGGCGCGCCAGTCAAGCGAGGCGGAAAACATCCGGGTCAATGCGGCCATGGTCCGCAATGTGCTGGATGCGCTGCGTCCAGCCGGGTCCGTTGCCCATGTGGCCTTGGTCACGGGGCTCAAACATTATCTCGGTCCCTTCGAGGCCTATGGCAAGGGTACTCTGCCGCAGACACCATTCCGGGAAGATCAGGGCAGGCTGGATGTCGAGAATTTTTATTATGCGCAGGAAGATGAAGTGTTTGCCGCCGCAACGCGCGACGGATTTTCCTGGAGCGTGCATCGCCCCCATACGGTGATCGGCAAGGCAGTTGGCAATGCCATGAACATGGGGACGACGCTGGCGGTCTATGCGACGCTCTGCCGTGAAACCGGGCGGCCCTTCCGGTTCCCCGGCTCTGCCGTTCAATGGAACGGCCTGACGGATATGACCGATGCTGGCGTTTTGGCCGAACAATTGCTCTGGGCCGCAACGACCCCACAATGCCGCAACCAGGCCTTCAATGTGGTCAATGGCGATATCTTCCGCTGGAGCTGGATGTGGGGCCGGATTGCCAATTGGTTTGGGCTGGAACCTGCGCCGTTCGACGGCACGATCCTGCCGCTGGAGCAGCAGATGGCAGAGGACGCCGCCATCTGGCGGGAGATTGCAGAGCGCCATGGCCTGATCGAAAAAGACCTGTCGCGCCTGGCCTCGCCCTGGCATACGGACGCCGATCTTGGGCGGCCGATTGAAGTGGTAACGGACATGAGCAAGAGCCGCGTCATGGGCTTTGACCGCTACCAGCCCACCGACGAGGCGTTTTTCACCCTGTTTGCGCAATTGCGTGGGGAAAGGCTTATTCCTTAGAATTTGCCTTAGGAGAAGGGTGGCGGATTTCCCGAAAGGCAAATGAAAATAAGAGATCTAGAGTCTGTCTGGTTAATTTCCAAAATACACTACGCAAAGGTTTTTCGGCTTCGCCGCCCCCTCATCCGGCTGCCGCCACCTTCTCCCCGATTGGGAGAAGAAGGAAAGAGCCGCAGCGTTTATGGCTTCCTCTCCCCAGCGGGGAGAGGTCCGCTGAGCGTAGCGGAGGCGGGGTGAGGGGGAACCCAGCACGCAAAGCTAAAGTGTTGTGTCCTGTGGTTCAGTCTAAACCAGACAGCCTCTAAAGCCTGTCATCCCTGATCACGCCGCGTCCGCCGCCCCTTCCTGCAACATGCCGAAGGCATATTCGGCAAAGGACCGCCAGCATTCCACCCGAAAAGCGTCCTCGCTCATCCGGTAGAGCACGATTTCGATCTTGCCGAATACGGTGCGGGTGACGGCGCCGAGGGGGAAGGTTTTCAGCGACAGGTCGAGCGGGCAGGCGGCGTTGAGGGTTTGAACAGCGCCGGGGCCGGAGACCAGGATGGCGGTATTGCGGTGGGAAACATCGGTGGCGGAGTGAATGGTGCCGGAGGCAGCGCAGGCGGCGATGAGGTCCGCACCGTCTTCGTCGATGACAAGCCATTCGTCCGGGCCGAGCCAGAAGGCGAGGCGCGGACCTGCATGGGCGGAGGTTTTCGGTGCGGTCGGCAGGGTCAGACCAAGGGCTGAGGAAAGACCGGAGACAGCATCCGCTCCGGCCCGCAGCGAGATGCGTGAGGCCGGTGCGGCTGGCGTCAACGCCACATGGGCGGAGCCGCCATAAGCACCGTCAAGAACCGATTTGCGGGTGGCGGACATGGCGCCGGAGGTGATTGGCTCAACCATGGATGCGGCTTCCTTCCTTGTCGTAAAAGACCATGTCGGTCACTTCCACGGCGATTGTCTTGTCAGGCATCGGCACATAGAGCGTTTCGCCCATCCGCGCCCGGCCACCGGCCACCGTGGCAATGGCAATCGATTGGCCAAGATTTTCCGACCAGTAGGACGAGGTGACATGGCCCAGCATGGTCATCGGCTTGGGCTGGTTGGGGTTGGCAACAATCTGTGCGCCTTCTTCCAGCACGTCGTTCGGGTCTTTGGTCTTGAGGCCGACCAGTTGCTTGCGGCCTTCCTTCACCAGATCGGGGCGTTTGAGGCCGCGAATACCAACGAAATCGGCCTTTTTCTTCGAGACCGCCCAGCCGTAATTGGCATCATCCGGCGTCAGGGTGCCATCGGTGTCTTGGCCAACGATGATATAGCCCTTTTCGGCGCGCAGCACGTGCATGGTTTCGGTGCCATAGAGGCAGGCGCCCATGCTTTCTGCGCGCTTCCACACGGCTTCAAACACCGATGCGCCGTAATCGGCGGGCACGTTGATTTCAAAGCCCACTTCGCCCGTAAACGACACGCGGAACAGCCGGGTTGGCACGCCGCAGAATGTGCCTTCAGCCACGCTCATATGTGGGAAGGCCTCGTTGGAAATATCAATGCCTTCCACGAAGGGTTCGATAATCTCTCTAGCCTTTGGTCCCTGCACGGCAATCACCGCCCATTGCTCGGAAGCGGAGGTGAGCCAGACGTTTAGCTCCGGGAATTCCGTTTGCAGATAATCTTCCATGTGGTTCAGCACGCGTGCCGCTCCGCCGGTGGTGGTGGTGACGTGGAAGCGGTCTTCGGCCAACCGTCCGACCACGCCGTCATCATAGATAAAGCCGTCGTCGCGGGTCATGATGCCATAGCGGCATTTGCCGGGTTTGAGGCTATCCCATGGGTTGGTGTAGATCAGGTTGAGGAATTTGGCCGCATCTGGACCAACCACCTCGATTTTGCCCAGCGTTGAGGCATTGAACACGCCCGCAACCTCGCGAACGGTTTTGCACTCGCGGTTGACAGCGGCGTGCATATCCTCGCCGGGCTTGGGGTAGTACCAGGCGCGTTTCCAATTGCCGACATCTTCAAAATCCGCGCCAAGGGAGGTTTCCAGATCATGCATTGGGGTTTTGCGCGTTGGGTCAAACAAGTCGCCACGCGAATGGTTGATCAGCGTGCCGAAGGTTACGGGCGTATAGGGGGCGCGGAAGGTGGTGAGGCCCACTTGCGGGATCTCTTTGCCCAGCATTTCGGCGGCAATGGCCAGCCCGTGCATGTTGGACAGCTTGCCCTGATCGGACGCCATGCCATTGGTGGTAAAGCGCTTGATATGCTCGATGGAATGCATGCCCTCGCGTACTGCCAGGCGAATGTCCTTGGCGCAGACATCGTGCTGGAAGTCGATAAAGGCTTTCACGGCATCATCAGGGCCAGCGCCTTCGGCAGCGCCAATCATGCCGCCCGTCCAAGCAAAGGCGTTGGCACCGCTTGGCGCGCTGCCGCTTTCGCCTTCTGCGCCGGCTTCTTTTGCCAGTCGTGCGCCTGCGGAATAGGCTTCCGCCAGCAGGTCGCTGAGATCATCCGTGCCGTTGCAGGCCCCGACGCAGATACTATCTTGCACGTAAATATCTGGCAGGAAGCGCTGGTTGGCGGCATCGAAACGCAGTTTTCCGCGTGATTGCGAGAACAGATGCACCGAAGGCGTC
This region of Agrobacterium vitis genomic DNA includes:
- a CDS encoding BrnT family toxin, with product MNTPFDPEKDALNREKHKLPLSFGNTIFEDDNHLILPSIRPEDGEEHFKVIGMVGGKLFTGVFTWRDNEARFISVRRSNKGEERAYHSPC
- a CDS encoding sarcosine oxidase subunit gamma; its protein translation is MVEPITSGAMSATRKSVLDGAYGGSAHVALTPAAPASRISLRAGADAVSGLSSALGLTLPTAPKTSAHAGPRLAFWLGPDEWLVIDEDGADLIAACAASGTIHSATDVSHRNTAILVSGPGAVQTLNAACPLDLSLKTFPLGAVTRTVFGKIEIVLYRMSEDAFRVECWRSFAEYAFGMLQEGAADAA
- a CDS encoding gamma-glutamyl-gamma-aminobutyrate hydrolase family protein, whose amino-acid sequence is MTKPLVAIPADFRAIEGSNWHCVLDQYVKATLTVAGAMPVIIPALETGADIEAVLDRVDGVVISGSPSNVHPSLYGRKARDSDGPFDHARDATSLPLIRRAIERGIPLLAICRGIQELNVALGGTLASEIQDQPGTWDHRKPPTADRDLAYSIRQPVEVREGSCIARYLGTAGTIQINSLHRQAISDLAPRLQAEALADDGTIEAVSVIDAKGFAVGVQWHPEYWAETDAPSRALFEAFGAAAREYAAVKSLAA
- a CDS encoding 2-hydroxyacid dehydrogenase; this encodes MTDKPVILIPGKIHPRVLERLQPGFELVQTPPGQPVALSDADAARVRGIAIAGAVPDALIESLPNLEIIANFGVGYDGVDVAKAASKNVIVTNTPDVLDDEVADTTIALLLNTIRQFHQAESYLRAGRWQNEGPFTLSPLSLRGRHVGLYGLGRIGGEIASRLQPFKVKISYHTRSPKPGVPYDYHASLTDLAAAVDTLICIVPKTPETHKAINAEVLKALGPNGVFISVGRGWSVDEPALISALKDGTIAAAGMDVFYEEPKVPAEFLDLPNVSLLPHVASASVPTRNAMADLVADNLIGWFENGTVKTPVPETPVKK
- a CDS encoding sarcosine oxidase subunit alpha produces the protein MSGANRIPGKGRLTPARTARFTVDGRILTAIEGDSVASALLANGIHLVGRSFKYHRPRGILTAGPEEPNALLDISRDSARRQPNVRAPVQEVFDGMRVQTQNRWPSLSMDIGAVNDLLSPFFAAGFYYKTFMWPASFWHKIYEPIIRRAAGLGVAPTEDDTDHYANRYAHCDVMVVGGGVAGLTAALAAAETGASVIICDEQPEMGGAFHYDTGAVIDGQNGYDWAQATVAKLKAMDNVTVLTRTTAFGYYNHNFLGLAERVTDHIAKPAKGLPRERLWQVRAKKVVLATGAIERHMVFANNDRPGIMLASAARTYLNHYGVAVGAKVAVYTAHDSAYETAIDLKKAGVQVVAIIDCRRNPGASVLADAKAAGIEVLNEHCVLDTAGRLRLKSITIASKGGFDRRKLAVDALLMSGGWTPSVHLFSQSRGKLRFDAANQRFLPDIYVQDSICVGACNGTDDLSDLLAEAYSAGARLAKEAGAEGESGSAPSGANAFAWTGGMIGAAEGAGPDDAVKAFIDFQHDVCAKDIRLAVREGMHSIEHIKRFTTNGMASDQGKLSNMHGLAIAAEMLGKEIPQVGLTTFRAPYTPVTFGTLINHSRGDLFDPTRKTPMHDLETSLGADFEDVGNWKRAWYYPKPGEDMHAAVNRECKTVREVAGVFNASTLGKIEVVGPDAAKFLNLIYTNPWDSLKPGKCRYGIMTRDDGFIYDDGVVGRLAEDRFHVTTTTGGAARVLNHMEDYLQTEFPELNVWLTSASEQWAVIAVQGPKAREIIEPFVEGIDISNEAFPHMSVAEGTFCGVPTRLFRVSFTGEVGFEINVPADYGASVFEAVWKRAESMGACLYGTETMHVLRAEKGYIIVGQDTDGTLTPDDANYGWAVSKKKADFVGIRGLKRPDLVKEGRKQLVGLKTKDPNDVLEEGAQIVANPNQPKPMTMLGHVTSSYWSENLGQSIAIATVAGGRARMGETLYVPMPDKTIAVEVTDMVFYDKEGSRIHG
- the ptuB gene encoding retron Ec78 anti-phage system effector HNH endonuclease PtuB, with protein sequence MHKLERGEAPTCLSTFDYREGHQWGDLSSVQKAEIWQALNAMQGQRCAYCEKDIENKACHIEHFVQRSRDPALTFDWRNIFGSCNENDSCGKHKDQKATPYSIADLVKPDDEDAEDLIVFNASGKCAPRKDLTERQRIRACETIRIFNLNRIKLADSRRSHLEGYIQTAEDLKNMIDEFGEGECRPLIEEEIRQIAHLPFATAIKHILIGN
- a CDS encoding AAA family ATPase; protein product: MLRITYLELRNFRRFERFSIDFHNELTVIVARNGQGKTSVLDGVSMALGTFVGAFDRGKAQGIDKSDARLVRMGNSSESATQYPVYLEAIFDAPSMKVARELTGPKNKTTVKSASEITRYGEHLQASIRTAEQVPLPIVAYYGAGRLWKVHKNMERKQVVSADRTMGYEDCLSPSSNFVQCQQWMAKATLARQQEMELPADERPLVSMADRIGAIQHAVDIVLENEGWSRFSYSFAHEELVMFNSDAGFMPVSMLSDGVRAMVSLVADIAFRCVRLNGYMGREAIEQTCGIVLIDEVDIHLHPAWQQRVIGTMRKAFPNIQFVVTTHSPQVLTSVENASIRIIENEYRDGSGTLITISHSVDMQTKGVASSDVLSQVMDVDPFPPLPIVKEFREYKDLIQQNYYDTPEALELRGKLIDLYGEKHFFILECDRLIRLAKYRATLKQKADSRHA
- a CDS encoding SDR family oxidoreductase — encoded protein: MVGSALVVGASGIVGSATVDLLLAKGWAVHGLARSPVAKDGMQPVVADLQDREATARALSDVKPDVVFISTWARQSSEAENIRVNAAMVRNVLDALRPAGSVAHVALVTGLKHYLGPFEAYGKGTLPQTPFREDQGRLDVENFYYAQEDEVFAAATRDGFSWSVHRPHTVIGKAVGNAMNMGTTLAVYATLCRETGRPFRFPGSAVQWNGLTDMTDAGVLAEQLLWAATTPQCRNQAFNVVNGDIFRWSWMWGRIANWFGLEPAPFDGTILPLEQQMAEDAAIWREIAERHGLIEKDLSRLASPWHTDADLGRPIEVVTDMSKSRVMGFDRYQPTDEAFFTLFAQLRGERLIP
- a CDS encoding TRAP transporter substrate-binding protein, translating into MDRRGFLKKAGVAGVGSLGAVGLAAPAIAQQAPKISWRLTSSFPKSLDTIYGGAEDIAARVAAATDGNFTIQVFAAGEVVPGLQAADAVGAGTVEMCHTCSYYYVGKDPTFAIGTAIPFGLNARLTNAWFYQGNGNTLLNEFYAKHNLYGMVAGNTGAQMGGWFRREINTVDDLKGVKMRIAGLAGKVIEKLGGVPQQIAGGDIYPALEKGTIDAAEWIGPYDDHKLGFYKVAKYYYYPAFWEGGPAIHAFVNLAKWNELPKSYQTVLQDACAFANTNMMAKYDLKNPVAIKQIVSEGTTLKPFSQDILDACFKASMEVYAEISAKNPDFKKVYDDQVAFKKEAYLWMQLAEYTYDTFMMIQQRGGKL
- a CDS encoding helix-turn-helix domain-containing protein, which codes for MKNEPIILPADAADPNDFDVTPEAMDRGQRARLIRTTRTKLGLSQGEFANRFHVPVGTLRDWEQARATAPDFAIAYVRVIGQYPEMVAKAVA
- a CDS encoding winged helix-turn-helix transcriptional regulator codes for the protein MHPGTPETEWREDCAPRRVLELFSTKWTSMVLHTLHARHGGTARTGVLLRSLPGISKKMLTQTLRDMEASGLISRHVQATIPPAVEYRLTPLGSRFIEPVEMLYAWGRDNADALDALRPRPGSRREG
- a CDS encoding protein kinase, which encodes MADYNVWADLFRTWQSTSDWIKAVAIVTPPAFAMGALALLLRYRLAAHQDLPCTYHLLEPPQHPAQPSEMIDSTAIDAATDLQNRLEEARRTLMQQGRSLAERAEHKNPETRQQIEQIILEEYHRKSDPADALARVRQFVIDQRRSQDHRSEPED